A DNA window from Limanda limanda chromosome 6, fLimLim1.1, whole genome shotgun sequence contains the following coding sequences:
- the atf5b gene encoding uncharacterized protein atf5b yields MAASILRRKIPPISTGELGATLLQQASHSQSRARIGVEPVERQHLIGDGHSDWMTEKVDLSSFVSTSESSPSSSLPPSPLEQDVKVPSDLEVMTSLLQEELAQLEDYFRSESTSTTNKLEKSSKCDKGAQAMGSQSYYQLPYGSYGSSQSEASPVVVTLATGELDLASFCGGPIGRTKIARPAPYNYHHRYHHNNGRRIISEAVKVGEEVGLDTWGSRGGYSGSTDLSVNHYSTLKTVSKNSLGSVKKVRECPLSLKEEESYCFSEGMFCSEEIARGFCLGGSYESHHKRDGQLMHNVKVNVSYDSSGLDVLHCSKDGGLSGSIPQETMVAGDGYFHQSMANTEPYHSFIGDLDQPSQAQAVEPQHGHYLYPECLADQSYECLSREEEEESLMGAPIHRPTQRLKDEHCSLKPSLVMGSPSVEGHTGERKQKKRDQNKTAAHRYRLRKRAELDCLEEELHGLEGQNRELRDKAESVEREIQYVKDLLIEVYKARSQRLKQDGSA; encoded by the exons ATGGCGGCATCGATCCTTCGCAGGAAAATTCCTCCCATTTCCACAGGCGAGCTCGGCGCAACCCTTCTCCAACAGGCTAGCCACAGCCAATCACGGGCCAGGATAGGGGTGGAGCCTGTGGAGAGGCAGCACTTAATTG GTGATGGTCACTCAGATTGGATGACGGAAAAAGTTGATTTGTCTTCATTTGTGTCGACGAGCGAGTCTTCTCCGAGCTCTTCCCTTCCACCCTCGCCATTAGAACAAGATGTCAAGGTGCCCTCGGATCTGGAGGTCatgacctctctgctgcaggaggagctggctcAGCTGGAGGACTACTTCCGCTCCGAGTCCACATCCACAACAAACAAGTTGGAGAAATCTTCAAAATGTGACAAGGGTGCTCAAGCCATGGGCTCCCAGTCTTATTATCAGTTACCCTATGGGTCGTATGGGTCCAGTCAATCAGAAGCCAGCCCCGTGGTTGTTACCTTGGCAACAGGGGAACTGGACTTGGCAAGCTTCTGTGGCGGTCCCATCGGCAGAACCAAAATAGCTCGACCCGCTCCGTACAACTACCATCACCGCTACCACCACAACAACGGGCGGAGAATCATCAGCGAGGCTGTGAAAGTCGGGGAGGAAGTTGGACTTGATACGTGGGGATCGAGGGGAGGCTACTCAGGAAGCACAGACTTGTCTGTGAACCACTACTCTACACTGAAGACAGTGAGCAAGAACAGCCTGGGCAGCGTCAAGAAGGTGAGAGAATGTCCTTTATCgttgaaggaagaggagagttaTTGTTTCTCAGAAGGAATGTTTTGCAGCGAAGAGATTGCTCGAGGTTTTTGTCTGGGCGGCTCGTACGAAAGCCACCACAAGCGAGATGGACAGTTGATGCACAACGTGAAGGTCAATGTAAGTTACGACAGTTCGGGGCTCGATGTTTTGCACTGCAGCAAAGATGGAGGACTTTCTGGAAGTATTCCCCAAGAGACAATGGTGGCCGGTGACGGCTACTTCCACCAGTCCATGGCCAACACTGAGCCTTACCATAGCTTTATAGGGGACCTAGATCAGCCGTCACAAGCACAGGCTGTAGAGCCCCAACATGGCCACTACCTCTATCCAGAATGCCTTGCAGACCAAAGCTACGAATGTCTgtccagagaggaggaagaggagtcgcTGATGGGAGCCCCCATCCACCGCCCCACCCAGAGGCTAAAGGATGAGCACTGCTCCCTCAAACCGTCTCTGGTGATGGGCTCCCCTTCTGTGGAGGGCCACActggagagaggaagcagaagaagagagatcAGAACAAAACTGCTGCTCACAG GTACAGGCTGCGAAAGAGGGCGGAGCTGGACTgtttggaggaggagctgcatgGCCTGGAGGGGCAGAACCGGGAGCTTCGTGACAAGGCGGAGTCGGTGGAGCGAGAAATCCAGTACGTCAAAGATTTACTGATCGAGGTCTACAAGGCTCGCAGTCAGCGGCTCAAACAGGATGGCAGTGCCTAA